tttctgttgcattaaattggttcaagtagacaagttatagctagctctgagttttcatctctgttccattagtttgcatttagtttactcgaggacgagtaaaggttcggtttggggagatttgatacgtgttttatatagcctttttagtctcattttgcacgtatttctatgcacttttgtactattttgtattgcaaaatgccccggaatagctactttggtttgttttgtctgtttTGCAGAATTGAACCTGAAAGTAGGGAAATCGTACTCTTTTCGtcctattttgcatgcattttaaggagacggGAATGTTAGAGCGAGATTGTGTCTTGAAGTGCGTGAAGGGATGGTCAACGAAGTAGTCAAATATGATTTCGAAGCTgacttggaggaagaacactcgatcgaatggtttattGGGTCGATCGCGTGGTTGGGAGTGCTGAaaaggtcgatcgagtgctttattgtactcgatcgaaatgttgatttctgggtttcctcgatcgagtaatctttcctctcgatcgagaggtttagcctttgaagtcctcgatcgagtggttttatactgctcgatcgagaggttttgatattacacgggcttaattaacccgtgttggacTTATTTCGGGATAGactttgtttttctatttaagcatttataattaggttattaattatGTTTTACTCATCTTTAGAATGACACTTtactctcttaatctctcttAATACTTTCTACTGTAACTTGCTCTTGGATTTCTTTGCTTGGATTTTGGTTGTTCTTTATGCCGGATAGCTTgtgattgtaatctttcttcctttattaatcttaatcttgttatttattgctttaattctcaTTTCTCTCTTAATTAATTTCTGCCTTAATCTGTTTTATGCTTAATCATTGTTATTGCATCATGTCTTTCATTAGCTTattcactattattattattattattgacatcattagtaatatgagtagctaaattctttcatgttgggattagggaatccatggtaggattgtgacgatgtagcgaatagactagatgatttacttgtgagaatttgtacccatggcaataattataatatcgacttagttgagtgcacgcttctaagttacttttaatctggttaaatttactcctggatcggaagattggactaaatagacctgctatgaacagtagactaccctgacgaggatggaaattaagttagtggaaatctaggatagaaagtggaccagaaggacctttcctgtTTCCATCTCACAGTAAATTATCTAGACTATCTGCAGTTGAGTCgctagactaccatggtgaaccggaATCCTGACATGTTCTCTCATTTGATCATCTTATTAtattttctgtcttttattgctctttctttactgctctttcctttaagcctttattagtttagaaaaccaaatttaaaCCCCCCATTTAGTGACCTAAATAGATGAGCCTTAATAGATaacttgcctccctgtggagatcgacccgacttccctagctatattagttagtgccagttggttatttttggtaggtacacgactagcctgtcataagctagtcactcgatcgagcaactttaaactattcgatcgagtgattctctaGAAAAACCTTTCAATCGAGCAActtgggctctcgatcgaacacctccAAAATAGCCtacttcgatcgagtacagcagggactcgatcgaacatcttcactgccaaaactactcgatcgatcaccaAATCCTCTCGATCGGGTGTAATCCACTAAAATCGACAAGGAACTCGTTTGGTTAGCTTCCAAAGAccaccttcacgcttcccgaggtacgacattctgctctaaatcttcatctcctcaaaatgcatgctaagAAGAACGAAAAGGTACGATATCGCCACTTTAAGGTCCATttcctgcaaatgagacaagACGAactaaagtagccaattcggggcattttgcaaacaaagcaatgaaaatgatacagaaatgcgtgcaataaaaggctaaaaagactatataaattgcacgtatcatacATAATACCATttatgtttgattttcatgcatagctTATCCTTTTTGTCTCTATAAAAAAATTCAATTGAGCATAACTCCTATACCGGAATTCAAAATCGATCAATTTGTGTTTTAAAATTGATCATCTCGTCATACTCTATGATTTGAGGAGAAAAAATGTTGAGTGACGTTTTGTCGGGGTTTTTTTAGTGTGTAAACCTCTAATAAACCATAATTTCGATCTTAGATTTTCGAATAACCATTTTCGCTTTGCCAAAATATAGATCTCGAAGAGTTAATCACTTTGAAAAAAAGAATTGGCAAAATCCGATTTCTGGTttatgatttatgctcaattgaataTTTTAAGACGATAAAAAAAAGCACGTCATGCTTAAAAATCAAACCTCAAGAGTACattgtgcacaaacttaaaaagtgggataccacgtgcaaaatggcaTAGTTCGGGGGTACCACGTAAATTTACCGATtctgacccgtattctgaccctaacccgactcGTGACCCGTAGGACTCAATTCATAATAGACCAAACCAATCCGAAACCAGACCCgaccgacccgtttgacaggttcAATATTCAATACTTATTAGGATTTTAGCTAAGACTTTAGCTGATATAGTATTGGGCTGGAATGCTAGATATACATCTCTAATTATTTAGAGACCCTTTTCAAACAATATCAGTTCATTTATCAAGGTGCACTTTGAGTCGACAATTGGAATAAATTGAATGATGCAAACCACAAAATAAAATTGGTTTTTTCAATACTTAGCTTCCTCTGTTCCATTGAGTTCTTTATATATTTCAAGTTGGATCGTTCCATTTAATTCTTTACGTTTTTATTTTTAGTCACTTACAATTTTTCTAAATGACTATGATATCCTTCTTACTCCACTTGATTTGGGGTAATAAAGTCTTTTTATTGCCAAATGTCTCCCTACACCATTTATTCCGACCtctccttaatattttgtgtaaaAAGTAAACGTAAAGAAATAAATGAAACAGAGGAAGCACACAATGTTAGTCCAAAATGCTGCATATACTCcacaatgataatgataatacCATCAAAAAAATCACATTTAATATTTAATAGGAGTACAAATATAGATGTATCAGACATCAAAATATTTCTTTGAACAAATGACACTCTCCATTCTACATAAAATGTTTACTTTATACACATTGACATGCAAATACTGATATTAAACTAGGCTATATAATGTATATAAccctagaaaaaaaaaattcttcaaaTTCAAGATAGCAAGGGATAAATAGTAAACCTCTCCAATATGAAATGACATATGGAGATTAAAAAACCCTGCGCTTATTATTGTAATGAGATTCTTGCAAGAAAATTTAGGTAGCTGGAGGAGTGTGTGTCATCTGCATAAAATTGATGGTAAAATAGCCCGCCATTATTTGTAACTTGATTTGTCGAATTAAATCTCCAGAACAATATCTGCAATAACGTAAATAGCCAGGATTTATAGTTAACATTCGAAATTTATAATTAATGATCACATAGGATCATTTGCTAGCCTTCTAGTTCCGCCACTTTTTTACATATCAATTGTTTAAATAGGAAGATCGTTATGAAATGAGAGCGACTattaaactgaaaaaaaaaaaaaaaaaaaaaaacttacattCAGTATCAGTCTTGACCCATTTGCTGTTATCAGATCCTTCAAGGTAAAAGTTTGCATTGTGATCATTATTctcatcataatcataatcatcatcTGTTTGTCTTCTCTCCAAACATATGTTTCTTGCCATGGTTTGGCAATTACTCTGTGGATGTATCTTCTTTCTCAGTAATGCCCTCAACATCTGCACAAGTTCATTCATTCCCATCACAAACACACTTATAATTACTTGCTACACTTCCAagtgtttcattattgtttgaaATCATATAATAGTGACTTCAACAATTCACTTTGAGTTATAATGTTACCCACCTATAGTAAATGGGTACGTAACTCATATAATAGTAGAAGGGTAAAATAAAAATATACCTTGTTGATTCTTGTCTTAGGGGGTAACATTGTCGGATCTCTTAAACTAATTGTCGGGCCAAACCCGCCGCCACAAATGAAGATCTTCTTGAGTAGGAAAGACAAAGACTTCTTTCTAATTGCATTACTCGTGTTATTATCTAAGCAAACATCTTTCGCTTTGTTACTTGGGACGATGGTATAATGCTGATCATCATTTTCTTCGTGATCATGTTCCTCCAAGTTGGATGATGGACCATGATTGTTTTTTTCGGCCTCAAAACCCGAGAACAAATCAAGATCGGTTGAAGAAATTATCGTATTTAACTCCTTTTGAAGTTGATTAACTTCTTCGAAAGTCAAATCTTGTTCATGTTTTGAGGAAGTATCTTTAACCTCGTTATTGTGTTCTTTGATTGTGTCATCTTTTAACCCTTTGTTGAATAGTGTCCCAATTGAGAGAACCCCATTTGGCCAGTCACTGAATTCTTCTTTTTGATCTACTGGTTTTATAATTTGATCTATCAAATATAAAGAAATCATTTCATCAACAAAAACACTTGCAACAATATTATCGCGATCATAAGCATCATAATGATCATAAACACTAGCAACACCATAACGATCAtactaaaaaaaaataaacttaacaaGTTTATTTTCATTATATTGTATATAGGAATTTCCTTGTTCAAagcatttgtttattttttttattctttatgatggttattttattttaattaagatAAGAAAGTATTAGGATGGACGGAGTATTTTTGGACCACATCATCTTTTTTAATTAAGTGTGATTGGGTGAAGGTGACATCGGACTAGTATACTAACTAGTATAGACCCCGTGCAATGTATGCACGATATTTATAAAGTTTTACTTTTCAGTGTATTATTTGACAATTTAtctatttttcatgtttctcatcattgtattttgatttgagaaataaaaaaataaatcgTAAGAAGTCATGAAATGAgtgtttttttgaattttttttttaccgagaaattaatgatgttattttataaatatttactaataacatattttttttagCAGCAACCTTTTATCAAAAATAATCAATGAATTTTTATCATAAAGTTCTTAAGAAAAAAAATAATTTCTTTATCATAGAAAGACCGGAGATAAATTTATGCAGAATGTGAaatattgaatgttataaatattcaAATCTAAAAGATTATGCCCATTTATAGCCCGTCATGTAAATACTtatagtatatgctaaaaatagAAAACCCTATTCTAGGAAAcatgttttaggcgggaaaatttggagtttcgcctattcatttagtaaataggggattacaCAAAACAAAGGAGAGGAAACCCTAAATATTTCCGACAACAACTACAAAGAAACATTATAACAAATGATTTGGGAACGACTAATATGAACCATTATGTATCAAATTGCAAAGAAGAATGTGTATAGAACATAAATACTTACTTCCATGAGAAGGATGAATATGTGGTTTACTAATGTTTTGATTTCCACTAATCTTACTCTGCATCCAACTTAAAAGCTGCATAAATAAGAAAAATGGACAGTAGTTGAGAACGTAAACAATCCAAAACAAAACTTACAAGTTACAACCATAAAGATAAAGATTTTCTGAATGTACATTACAACTTGGTTAATGTTACTATTATCGAACGAGGTTAATTATTATACATATAACTATATAAGGTGGTTGTACATGGTACAATAGTTTCTTATTTGTAAAAGTAAGATTAAATCAAACAATGTTAGCTAGGAGTATTATTTACGTACCTTCATTTGCTAGAGAGAATAGTTTTCAGGCAGAATTTCTCAAGGAACAAGATTTTCTAACAGCCAATGGAAGATGAAAGGAAACCAAGGTGTACATGCTTATATATAGAGGTGAGCTTCGTGAGAACACAATTATACTATAAGTCTATAAGTCCGTCGTATAATACAACTATTAGAAAGTtatcattttatgataaaaacgtGACTATTTTATGATAAGGATGATcagtttttattattataaaataacCAATTTTACAAGATTACAATCTAACATAAAATATTGAGAaataggaacatacatcggatgtgtTACTTTAGACCttatttatttttgaattttgtgtaattttttctgaacttattaaagtttattataagttagattttattttattttccgtcaaaattcaaatttaactgagcttatgtgtaatatttttgagttatattgtaattttttgagattATGTTTAAAtgaataaactcagaaactttatactaaaactcataatttttaaaacaaaactcaaaaaatttattgtaatgctcaaaaactatacaaCGGTGATAGTACATCTGATGTATAATCTACTTACGGTAAAATTCACTTTTTATACTAAAGTGATCTTTAATCGTTATGTTATACAACCGTTGCACACGATAActattacacaaattctcatttgtgatggtACTATTCCATTataagcttgtgacctctcacaaggagtaaggccatgttcttttggactgaaacggatctgatctgaactgaactgaacttataggatctaaactgaactgaactgaacttataggatctgaactgaacttataggatctgaactgaacttattggatctgaactgaacttataggatctgaactgaactgaacttataggatctgaacttat
This sequence is a window from Silene latifolia isolate original U9 population chromosome 8, ASM4854445v1, whole genome shotgun sequence. Protein-coding genes within it:
- the LOC141595634 gene encoding protein NEGATIVE GRAVITROPIC RESPONSE OF ROOTS-like, whose product is MKLLSWMQSKISGNQNISKPHIHPSHGNQIIKPVDQKEEFSDWPNGVLSIGTLFNKGLKDDTIKEHNNEVKDTSSKHEQDLTFEEVNQLQKELNTIISSTDLDLFSGFEAEKNNHGPSSNLEEHDHEENDDQHYTIVPSNKAKDVCLDNNTSNAIRKKSLSFLLKKIFICGGGFGPTISLRDPTMLPPKTRINKMLRALLRKKIHPQSNCQTMARNICLERRQTDDDYDYDENNDHNANFYLEGSDNSKWVKTDTEYIVLEI